A window of Gudongella oleilytica genomic DNA:
GAAGGGGTATCCTCAAAAGACAAATCGATTATAGTATATGAGGGACTCTATCACGAAATACTGAATGAGAAGAAAAAAGACCAGGTCATAGAAGACATGGTCAGTTGGATTAATGAAAGGATCTAAGCAGGGGATCTGCCGAGTCTGAAGAGGATCATAAGAGCTATTGCTGATGCAGCTACCCCGAGAGCAGTTGTAAACCTCAAGCCTCCAAGATCAAACAGGAAAGGCCCGACAACAGAATAAAGCGTTATGGTAAGCGCGTTAACAGTATAAAAGAGGCTCAGGAAGGTGCCTCTTTTTTCTGGTTGTATCTCAGACGAGAACGCCTGGTACGAAGTCCATGCTCCGTCAAGTCCGAATGCGAATACTGCGGATAAGGCTACTGCTGCTGTTGCAGCTGGAACATAGGCTATAGGGATAAGCGAGATGACCATTAACCCAAAAAAGTATCTTGAGAACCTAAGTTTGCCTACTTTGTCTGCAAAAAATGTTGCCGCACCGATACCAGCAATAGTACCTAATGCTATCAGAGAGTATGATATTCCTATTTGCTGCTGAGTCAAGCCAAACTCCTGTGAAAGATGTATAGACAGAAAATTGTAAAGCATAGTAGGCGCAGTTATTATGAGGAATAGTGAGGTCAATACCTTAATGGATCTTGGATGCTTCAATATACCAATAAATTCCTCCATATCGAGCTTTGTGCCTTCACTTTTTACTATCTCTGGAAGTTTCCTCAGCATCAATAGCGCTATTAGCGCAAGGATACTCAAGGGCAGGTAGATACTTCTTAAGCT
This region includes:
- a CDS encoding MFS transporter, whose protein sequence is MSLVKYIITGGNMKQGLIFTTTFIIQFIIAMEMNFIGPLAPFLAEYFNIRDSQVIYFNLGYSAVGLLVPLLGVWADRYGSKRLISYALVLFLAGSLLSAYSSTALSFALGRILIGLGYFSLSGTTMSYISEFVDYRRRGMAAGILRTAFGLAIFVSPLYTSYLTSKFQSLRSIYLPLSILALIALLMLRKLPEIVKSEGTKLDMEEFIGILKHPRSIKVLTSLFLIITAPTMLYNFLSIHLSQEFGLTQQQIGISYSLIALGTIAGIGAATFFADKVGKLRFSRYFFGLMVISLIPIAYVPAATAAVALSAVFAFGLDGAWTSYQAFSSEIQPEKRGTFLSLFYTVNALTITLYSVVGPFLFDLGGLRFTTALGVAASAIALMILFRLGRSPA